One genomic segment of Erpetoichthys calabaricus chromosome 7, fErpCal1.3, whole genome shotgun sequence includes these proteins:
- the si:dkey-3h3.3 gene encoding E3 ubiquitin-protein ligase DTX3L, with protein sequence MTNAMKEPEIFPKVTVIIESRNFEDPSRVTDLLSKCYDKKNDDGKIECTGSFQDIDYIFSELNRQKKHSVHIKSNANVQTSNHVCSEFVEVDRTLMDYIDKKMMKEFERIKRNNCITRKNNTEGQLVLTFKCSGKGTDCTGAKERFVTFYQTIATNLKFKIIRTDLYNDFQYENLIKKFPKVMVNKQKESVWLMGSFLDLRLMEEALLKNKVISPSRPRRLPIEMAFKAESLSEQATTKDFTVTSTGKLDQQKIKKEKCPICLDQIEETEQETLPQCKHLFCKTCLKQAFSVKPACPVCGLVYGKMEGTQPKHGTMTLNTMKTGLPGYEEYGTIIIYYSIPSGTQEEEHPSPGQYYEGVSRTAYLPDSPEGRKVLKLLQRAFDQRLIFTVGVSSTTGRRNVVTWNDIHHKTSRYGGATGYGYPDPGYLMRVQEELKAKGIY encoded by the exons ATGACGAACGCCATGAAAGAACCAGAG atatttccaAAAGTCACTGTGATAATTGAATCAAGGAACTTCGAAGACCCCAGCAGAGTTACAGATCTATTAAGCAAATgttatgacaaaaaaaatgatgatGGTAAAATTGAATGTACAGGATCATTTCAAGACATAGACTATATTTTTTCAGAGCTTAATCGACAAAAAAAGCATTCAGTTCATATTAAATCCAATGCAAATGTCCAGACTAGTAATCATGTGTGTTCTGAATTTGTAGAAGTTGATAGGACTCTGATGGATTACATTgataaaaaaatgatgaaagaatttGAAAGGATTAAGAGAAACAACTgcataacaagaaaaaacaataccGAAGGCCAGTTAGTATTAACGTTTAAGTGCTCTGGAAAGGGGACTGACTGCACTGGTGCAAAGGAAAGATTTGTAACATTCTACCAGACGATTGCAACTaatctgaaatttaaaataatcagAACAGACTTGTATAATGATTTTCAATATGAAAATCTCATTAAAAAATTCCCCAAGGTTatggtaaataaacaaaaagagagTGTTTGGCTCATGGGAAGctttcttgacctcagactaatGGAAGAGGCTTTACTCAAGAATAAAGTAATTAGTCCTTCAAGACCTAGACGTCTTCCAATAGAAATGGCCTTCAAAGCTGAGAGCTTGTCAGAGCAGGCTACCACAAAAGATTTTACAGTGACCTCTACAGGAAAACTTGACCAACAGAAGATCAAGAAGGAGAAGTGTCCAATTTGTTTAGATCAAATTGAAGAGACAGAACAGGAGACTCTTCCACAGTGCAAGCACTTATTCTGCAAAACATGCCTAAAACAGGCCTTTAGTGTTAAACCTGCCTGTCCTGTTTGTGGTTTGGTTTATGGAAAGATGGAAGGAACTCAACCAAAACATGGTACAATGACATTGAACACTATGAAAACCGGTTTGCCAGGATATGAAGAATATGGCACAATTATAATTTACTATAGTATACCAAGTGGTACCCAAGAG GAAGAGCATCCCTCCCCGGGTCAATATTATGAAGGTGTATCACGTACTGCCTATCTTCCAGACTCTCCAGAAGGCAGAAAAGTTTTAAAACTCCTCCAAAGAGCTTTTGATCAACGCCTTATTTTTACAGTTGGCGTCTCTTCAACTACTGGGAGACGTAATGTTGTGACTTGGAATGATATTCACCATAAAACCTCAAGATATGGAGGAGCAACTGG tTATGGATACCCTGATCCTGGTTACCTGATGCGTGTCCAGGAAGAGCTAAAAGCAAAAGGAATTTACTAA